A region of Sugiyamaella lignohabitans strain CBS 10342 chromosome A, complete sequence DNA encodes the following proteins:
- the RPH1 gene encoding Rph1p (JmjC domain-containing histone demethylase; specifically demethylates H3K36 tri- and dimethyl modification states; associates with actively transcribed (RNAP II) regions in vivo and specifically targets H3K36 in its trimethylation state as its substrate; transcriptional repressor of PHR1; Rph1p phosphorylation during DNA damage is under control of the MEC1-RAD53 pathway; target of stess-induced hormesis; RPH1 has a paralog, GIS1, that arose from the whole genome duplication; GO_component: GO:0005634 - nucleus [Evidence IEA,IEA]; GO_component: GO:0005634 - nucleus [Evidence IC] [PMID 10523651]; GO_function: GO:0003677 - DNA binding [Evidence IEA]; GO_function: GO:0001078 - RNA polymerase II core promoter proximal region sequence-specific DNA binding transcription factor activity involved in negative regulation of transcription [Evidence IDA,IMP] [PMID 10523651]; GO_function: GO:0051864 - histone demethylase activity (H3-K36 specific) [Evidence IDA,IMP] [PMID 17369256]; GO_function: GO:0051864 - histone demethylase activity (H3-K36 specific) [Evidence IDA,IMP] [PMID 17371840]; GO_function: GO:0032454 - histone demethylase activity (H3-K9 specific) [Evidence IDA] [PMID 17371840]; GO_function: GO:0046872 - metal ion binding [Evidence IEA,IEA]; GO_function: GO:0003676 - nucleic acid binding [Evidence IEA]; GO_function: GO:0043565 - sequence-specific DNA binding [Evidence IDA] [PMID 19111667]; GO_function: GO:0043565 - sequence-specific DNA binding [Evidence IDA] [PMID 19158363]; GO_function: GO:0043565 - sequence-specific DNA binding [Evidence IDA,IMP] [PMID 21296759]; GO_process: GO:0016577 - histone demethylation [Evidence IDA,IMP] [PMID 17369256]; GO_process: GO:0016577 - histone demethylation [Evidence IDA,IMP] [PMID 17371840]; GO_process: GO:0000122 - negative regulation of transcription from RNA polymerase II promoter [Evidence IDA] [PMID 10523651]; GO_process: GO:0006355 - regulation of transcription, DNA-templated [Evidence IEA]; GO_process: GO:0006351 - transcription, DNA-templated [Evidence IEA]), with translation MGFRSEEVTETVDDSIDPSLGYEEEGGVPVFRPTMSAFADFSKFISKIEKYGMEKGIVKVVPPKEWVDSLPTLTEDILRSIKIKNPIMQHVNGTFGLYKLQNVEKKRTYTLPEWRWTCDEPDHQPPAKRGQRRKVNADSIAASAKKYRRIRKSTESDDEFDEFKDFDYKMDSSEFTASRCEELEKVYWKSLTYSTPMYGADMPGSLFDESTKTWNVAHLDNILNKLKVQIPGVNSAYLYCGMWKATFAWHLEDMDLFSINYIHFGAPKQWYSISQEDHEKFYNLMRDMWPQEHANCKEFLRHKTFHASPSILAQHGIKVNKIIHNQHEFMITFPYGYHSGFNYGYNVAESVNFATESWIPYGKQSKKCECISDSVGINVDQLVRHMNNEFTEDEMELEVEGSESQEEDHSTVAGLPTPPYASSDQDEPKKQQSQPRKRKQPVHTPAAARAASKIDGTTQSPKRRRMGGLPSVLNCALCPITNSHEDLIRSPNNAYCHRICANYIPETDIIHPPGNTSKELLVGLEDIPKARRSLKCLGCGSIKGACFQCSFPSCSRSYHGTCAEMSGVLVINSDGDAGQIRDFLCKHHRPKRIALADLENDPFTMNYAYTLLPGDVAQCQIGSGDIFAGLVEENLLSENMILIRPLPDCNEIMEIDWKWIRHPIGGKEALELGIQKKNEKLKKKQKAEIQRPLELKLPEQVENSGVVPTALQTGQQVTKVELPLALNTSLNEQPMTPSSPYLKRGQIMTQSPWQTVIDMNQTPERVLNFEHARPTHQSHLVTPARENVMSIDFLSNGASPERSVTKLSPPTGIHISASPYNYRKRSTCINNLSQSVPFKRVSTSRVQIGEEEVQFLPSSKGDLTILLEDSRHPVGVFTHYGYQTYERTQVWVTETLINFEQLPLPLIFNMDPGYYDFNHSRLSEASYVHGFPPPYVN, from the coding sequence ATGGGTTTCAGGAGTGAAGAAGTAACCGAGACTGTTGATGATAGCATTGATCCCAGTTTAGGGTATGAAGAGGAAGGCGGGGTTCCAGTTTTTCGACCTACTATGAGTGCATTTGCTGATTTCTCCAAGTTTATTTctaaaatagaaaaatatGGAATGGAAAAAGGCATTGTAAAGGTGGTTCCACCCAAGGAATGGGTTGATAGTTTACCTACCCTTACAGAGGACATTTTGAGGAGTataaaaatcaagaacCCGATTATGCAGCATGTTAATGGAACATTTGGTCTTTATAAACTTCAAAACgtagagaagaaaagaactTATACTTTACCAGAGTGGAGATGGACTTGCGATGAGCCGGATCACCAACCTCCAGCCAAACGTGGTCAGCGCCGTAAAGTGAACGCGGATTCTATAGCTGCTTCTGCAAAGAAGTACCGCAGAATTCGCAAAAGCACTGAATCAGATGATGAATTCGATGAGTTTAAAGACTTTGACTATAAAATGGACTCATCTGAGTTTACAGCGTCTCGGTGTGAAGAGCTCGAAAAGGTTTATTGGAAATCACTGACTTATAGTACACCTATGTATGGGGCCGACATGCCTGGTAGTTTGTTCGATGAATCAACTAAGACTTGGAACGTTGCACATCTTGACAACATTCTTAACAAATTAAAAGTTCAAATTCCTGGTGTCAATTCGGCTTATTTATACTGTGGAATGTGGAAAGCCACCTTCGCTTGGCATCTCGAAGATATGGATCTGTTTTCAATTAATTATATCCACTTCGGTGCTCCCAAGCAGTGGTATTCGATTTCACAAGAAGACCATGAAAAGTTTTACAATTTAATGAGAGATATGTGGCCACAGGAGCATGCTAACTGTAAAGAATTTCTTCGTCACAAGACATTCCATGCGTCACCGAGTATCTTAGCACAGCACGGAATCAAAGTTAACAAGATAATTCATAACCAACACGAATTCATGATTACGTTTCCTTATGGATATCATTCAGGGTTTAATTATGGTTATAACGTAGCAGAGTCTGTGAATTTTGCAACTGAGTCCTGGATTCCCTATGGCAAGCAATCTAAAAAGTGTGAGTGTATATCAGACTCCGTTGGCATAAATGTTGACCAACTCGTGAGACATATGAACAATGAGTtcactgaagatgaaatggAATTAGAAGTTGAGGGTTCGGAGAGTCAAGAAGAGGATCATTCCACTGTGGCTGGATTACCCACGCCGCCGTATGCTTCTTCTGACCAAGATGAGCCCAAGAAGCAACAATCTCAGCCAAGGAAAAGAAAGCAACCTGTACAcactcctgctgctgctagagcTGCTTCCAAGATAGATGGAACAACCCAGTCTCCGAAACGCCGTCGTATGGGTGGCCTGCCTAGCGTTCTGAATTGTGCGCTTTGTCCTATTACAAATTCACACGAAGATTTAATCCGATCTCCAAACAATGCGTACTGTCATAGAATATGCGCCAATTACATTCCTGAAACTGATATTATACATCCTCCTGGCAACACCTCCAAAGAGTTATTGGTTGGGCTAGAGGATATTCCTAAGGCAAGGAGGAGTCTGAAGTGTCTTGGTTGTGGTTCCATCAAGGGAGCATGCTTTCAATGCTCATTTCCAAGTTGTTCACGGTCTTATCATGGCACGTGTGCTGAAATGTCAGGTGTACTAGTGATCAACAGTGATGGCGATGCTGGACAGATTCGCGACTTTCTGTGTAAGCATCATCGACCCAAGCGAATAGCTCTTGCTGATCTTGAGAACGACCCATTCACAATGAACTACGCCTACACCTTGTTACCAGGTGATGTTGCTCAATGTCAAATAGGGTctggtgatatttttgCTGGTCTTGTCGAAGAGAACTTGCTATCAGAAAACATGATCCTAATTCGGCCATTACCAGATTGCAACGAGATAATGGAAATAGACTGGAAATGGATTAGACATCCGATTGGAGGAAAAGAGGCCCTTGAATTAGGAattcagaagaagaatgaaaagctgaaaaagaagcaaaaaGCAGAGATTCAACGGCCCTTGGAATTGAAATTACCAGAACAGGTAGAAAACTCTGGAGTTGTTCCAACTGCCCTGCAAACTGGACAACAGGTCACGAAAGTAGAGCTACCGTTGGCGTTGAACACATCACTTAATGAACAACCTATGACACCCTCTTCGCCATACCTGAAAAGAGGTCAAATAATGACACAATCGCCTTGGCAGACTGTCATTGACATGAATCAAACACCGGAAAGGGTGCTGAACTTTGAGCATGCTAGACCTACTCATCAATCTCATTTAGTAACACCAGCGAGGGAAAACGTTATGTCCATCGATTTTTTGTCCAACGGAGCCTCGCCTGAGAGGTCCGTTACAAAACTATCGCCTCCTACTGGTATTCACATATCAGCCTCTCCGTACAATTATCGTAAACGTTCGACTTGTATTAATAATCTCAGCCAATCAGTGCCTTTCAAACGTGTGTCCACTAGCCGTGTGCAaattggtgaagaagaagtacaGTTCCTTCCGTCGAGTAAGGGAGATTTGACCATTCTTCTTGAAGACAGTCGACATCCCGTGGGTGTATTTACTCATTACGGATATCAAACGTATGAGAGGACTCAGGTGTGGGTAACTGAGACTCTAATTAATTTTGAGCAACTTCCTCTGCCGTTGATTTTCAATATGGATCCCGGCTATTATGATTTTAACCATTCCCGCTTATCGGAAGCAAGTTATGTGCACGGATTCCCCCCACCATATGTCAATTAA
- the SAH1 gene encoding adenosylhomocysteinase (S-adenosyl-L-homocysteine hydrolase; catabolizes S-adenosyl-L-homocysteine which is formed after donation of the activated methyl group of S-adenosyl-L-methionine (AdoMet) to an acceptor; regulates cellular lipid homoeostasis by regulating phosphatidylcholine(PC)synthesis and triacylglycerol (TG) levels; GO_component: GO:0005737 - cytoplasm [Evidence IDA] [PMID 14562095]; GO_function: GO:0004013 - adenosylhomocysteinase activity [Evidence IEA,IEA]; GO_function: GO:0004013 - adenosylhomocysteinase activity [Evidence ISA] [PMID 15556636]; GO_function: GO:0004013 - adenosylhomocysteinase activity [Evidence IMP] [PMID 18591246]; GO_function: GO:0016787 - hydrolase activity [Evidence IEA]; GO_process: GO:0019510 - S-adenosylhomocysteine catabolic process [Evidence ISA] [PMID 15556636]; GO_process: GO:0019510 - S-adenosylhomocysteine catabolic process [Evidence IMP] [PMID 18591246]; GO_process: GO:0006555 - methionine metabolic process [Evidence NAS] [PMID 11752249]; GO_process: GO:0006730 - one-carbon metabolic process [Evidence IEA,IEA]; GO_process: GO:0006656 - phosphatidylcholine biosynthetic process [Evidence IMP] [PMID 18591246]; GO_process: GO:0006641 - triglyceride metabolic process [Evidence IMP] [PMID 18591246]): MSAVNYKVADISLAAFGRKEIELAENEMPGLIETRKKYAKVQPLKGARIAGCLHMTIQTAVLIETLTALGAEVTWSSCNIFSTQDHAAAAIAATGVPVFAWKGETEEEYLWCIEQQLKAFKDGKKLNLILDDGGDLTSLVHDKYPEMLEGCFGLSEETTTGVHHLYKMFSSGQLKVPAINVNDSVTKSKFDNLYGCRESLVDGIKRATDVMIAGKVAVVGGYGDVGKGCAMALHSMGARVLVTEIDPINALQAAVSGYQVVTMEEAAKVGQIFVTTTGCRDIITGEHFESMPNDAIVCNIGHFDIEIDVAWIKANAQSVVNIKPQVDRYLLKNGRHIILLAEGRLVNLGCATGHSSFVMSCSFTNQVLAQIALFNAHNKEFREEFVEFQKSGPFEIGVHVLPKVLDEEVARLHLAHLGVQLSKLTSKQSEYLGISQDGPFKPDHYRY; this comes from the coding sequence ATGTCTGCTGTCAACTACAAGGTCGCTGATATCAGCTTGGCTGCTTTCGGTAGAAAGGAAATTGAACTCGCTGAGAATGAGATGCCTGGTCTCATTGAGACCAGAAAGAAGTACGCCAAGGTCCAACCTCTTAAGGGTGCTAGAATTGCTGGTTGTTTGCACATGACCATCCAAACCGCTGTTCTCATCGAGACTTTGACTGCTCTTGGTGCTGAGGTCACTTGGTCTTCTTGTAACATTTTCTCTACTCAAGACcacgctgctgctgccattgctgctactggtgttCCTGTCTTCGCCTGGAAGGGTGAGACTGAGGAGGAGTACCTCTGGTGTATTGAGCAACAATTGAAGGCTTTCAAGGACGGTAAGAAGTTGAACCTCATCTTggatgatggtggtgatttGACTTCTTTGGTCCACGACAAGTACCCTGAGATGTTGGAGGGCTGTTTCGGTTTGTCCGAGGAGACCACTACTGGTGTCCACCACTTGTACAAGATGTTCTCCAGTGGACAATTGAAGGTTCCTGCCATCAATGTTAACGACTCTGTTACCAAGTCCAAGTTCGATAACCTTTATGGATGTCGTGAGTCTCTTGTCGATGGTATCAAGCGTGCCACCGATGTCATGATTGCTGGTAAGGtcgctgttgttggtggttACGGTGATGTTGGTAAGGGTTGTGCCATGGCTCTCCACAGCATGGGTGCCCGTGTCCTTGTCACTGAGATTGACCCTATCAACGCTCTTCAAGCTGCTGTCTCTGGTTACCAAGTTGTGACCATGGAGGAGGCTGCCAAGGTTGGCCAAATCTTTGTCACTACCACTGGTTGCAGAGATATTATCACTGGTGAGCACTTCGAGTCTATGCCCAATGACGCCATTGTTTGTAACATTGGTCACTTCGACATCGAAATCGATGTTGCTTGGATCAAGGCTAACGCTCAATCTGTTGTCAACATCAAGCCTCAAGTTGACAGATACTTGTTGAAGAATGGTCGTCACATCATCCTCCTTGCTGAGGGTCGTTTGGTCAACCTTGGTTGTGCCACTGGTCACTCTTCTTTTGTCATGTCTTGTTCTTTCACTAACCAAGTCTTGGCTCAAATCGCTCTCTTCAATGCTCACAACAAGGAGTTCCGTGAGGAGTTCGTCGAGTTCCAAAAGTCTGGTCCTTTCGAGATCGGTGTTCACGTTCTTCCTAAGGTTCTTGATGAGGAGGTTGCTCGTCTTCACTTGGCCCACCTCGGTGTCCAACTCTCCAAGTTGACTTCCAAGCAATCTGAATACCTTGGAATCTCTCAAGATGGTCCTTTCAAGCCCGACCACTACAGATACTAA
- the MDJ1 gene encoding Mdj1p (Co-chaperone that stimulates HSP70 protein Ssc1p ATPase activity; involved in protein folding/refolding in the mitochodrial matrix; required for proteolysis of misfolded proteins; member of the HSP40 (DnaJ) family of chaperones; GO_component: GO:0031314 - extrinsic component of mitochondrial inner membrane [Evidence IDA] [PMID 8168133]; GO_component: GO:0005759 - mitochondrial matrix [Evidence IDA] [PMID 15383543]; GO_component: GO:0005739 - mitochondrion [Evidence IEA,IEA]; GO_component: GO:0005739 - mitochondrion [Evidence IDA] [PMID 16823961]; GO_function: GO:0005524 - ATP binding [Evidence IEA]; GO_function: GO:0001671 - ATPase activator activity [Evidence IDA] [PMID 9973563]; GO_function: GO:0031072 - heat shock protein binding [Evidence IEA]; GO_function: GO:0046872 - metal ion binding [Evidence IEA]; GO_function: GO:0051082 - unfolded protein binding [Evidence IEA]; GO_function: GO:0051082 - unfolded protein binding [Evidence IMP] [PMID 8943361]; GO_process: GO:0006458 - 'de novo' protein folding [Evidence IMP] [PMID 8168133]; GO_process: GO:0006515 - misfolded or incompletely synthesized protein catabolic process [Evidence IMP] [PMID 7957078]; GO_process: GO:0000002 - mitochondrial genome maintenance [Evidence IMP] [PMID 10567545]; GO_process: GO:0006457 - protein folding [Evidence IEA]; GO_process: GO:0042026 - protein refolding [Evidence IMP] [PMID 8168133]; GO_process: GO:0042026 - protein refolding [Evidence IDA] [PMID 9973563]; GO_process: GO:0009408 - response to heat [Evidence IEA]; GO_process: GO:0009408 - response to heat [Evidence IMP] [PMID 8603724]; GO_process: GO:0006950 - response to stress [Evidence IEA]): MKDPYTVLGVDRKASAKDIKKKYYELAKKYHPDVNKEDGADKKFQDIQSSYEILSDDSKRKQYDQFGAAAFEQGAGPGGPGQGGGFGGSDGPFNPFGNFSGFQGFNFGGASSGQGQTFNFEDLFGFGDMGGNGGRRGGRGSGFMHYKGDDVESVTHITLEEAGAGKAQNIEYSTLDQCGTCKGSGLKAGKKKDTCPSCGGTGSTIHLMQGGFQMASTCGVCEGTGVIIPRGSQCGTCHAKGVVKKDKSTIVDIPAGIEDGMRLKLSGEGDAPPVLNASNVRISKGDLYVRVRVKPHELFKREHSNLFYRASIPMTTAALGGKIEIPTLQGSKIKLNIPSATQPGTVVTINDQGMPVLNRKGARGDLKVTFDVKTPRPETATQTALLEALADAFNDTHAKRITPSWKPDPSDAAANASKDSNGTTADSKSSSSEKGFLKNLFNKITHHDNGESHTSKSNSAAENSDKDESDKDPKKK, translated from the coding sequence ATGAAGGACCCATATACGGTTTTGGGAGTTGATAGAAAGGCTTCTGCAAaagatatcaagaaaaagtacTACGAGTTGGCCAAGAAATATCACCCAGATGTAAATAAGGAAGATGGTGCTGATAAGAAGTTCCAAGATATTCAATCTTCATACGAAATATTATCTGATGATTCGAAAAGGAAGCAGTACGATCAATTtggcgctgctgcttttgaGCAGGGTGCCGGACCGGGTGGACCAGGCCAAGGAGGTGGGTTTGGTGGTTCCGACGGACCGTTTAATCCATTCGGCAATTTCTCTGGATTCCAGGGATTCAATTTCGGAGGTGCTAGCAGTGGTCAGGGTCAGACATTTAATTTTGAGGATCTGTTTGGCTTTGGCGATATGGGTGGTAATGGTGGCCGTAGAGGAGGCAGAGGATCTGGATTTATGCATTATAAAGGAGATGATGTAGAGTCAGTGACCCACATCACACTGGAGGAGGCTGGTGCAGGTAAAGCACAGAATATTGAATATAGCACGTTAGATCAGTGTGGAACATGTAAAGGTAGTGGGTTGAAAGCtggcaagaagaaggataCTTGTCCAAGCTGTGGAGGTACTGGATCAACTATTCACCTAATGCAAGGTGGATTCCAAATGGCATCTACTTGTGGTGTCTGTGAAGGTACCGGTGTTATCATCCCCCGTGGATCACAATGTGGCACATGTCATGCCAAGGGTGTCGTCAAGAAGGATAAGTCGACTATCGTAGACATTCCAGCTGGTATTGAAGATGGAATGAGATTAAAGCTTTCTGGTGAAGGAGATGCACCTCCCGTGCTCAACGCAAGCAATGTTCGTATAAGTAAGGGTGACTTATATGTTCGAGTCAGAGTTAAACCACACGAGCTTTTCAAAAGAGAGCACTCGAACTTGTTCTATAGAGCATCAATTCCCATGACTACTGCTGCCCTAGGAGGTAAAATCGAGATTCCAACTCTCCAGGGATCCAAGATCAAGCTTAATATCCCTTCTGCTACCCAACCAGGTACTGTGGTCACCATCAACGACCAAGGTATGCCAGTTCTTAACAGAAAAGGTGCTCGCGGTGATTTGAAAGTCACATTCGATGTCAAGACGCCGCGACCAGAGACTGCTACCCAGACTGCCTTGTTAGAAGCCTTAGCAGATGCGTTCAATGATACACATGCCAAGAGAATAACCCCATCATGGAAACCGGACCCAAgtgatgctgctgccaatgccaGTAAAGACTCCAATGGCACAACTGCCGATAGcaaatcgtcgtcttccGAGAAGGGATTCCTGAAAAACTTATTTAACAAGATCACTCATCATGATAATGGTGAAAGTCACACGTCCAAGTCAAACTCAGCAGCTGAAAACAGTGACAAAGACGAGAGTGACAAAGACCCTAAAAAGAAGTAA